GGCTGGCAAGCGGGGCATCATGCAgggtggtctccagagtgtTTGCAATGCCTCGATCCACTGTCCACCGCatcgtccacagagtcactgaggaGGTGGTGGCCATTCGCCACAAAGTCATCCACCTACCGAAGACCCAGGATGAGTTACAACCGATATCCCGTGGGTTTGCAAGGCTGGCAAGACACAGAgccttttttaaagcagctgGAGCAATCGACGGCTGCCATGTCCGCATCAAGCCACCGAGAGGCCCCGATGGTCAGTGCTACAGAAACAGGAAACTGtttccatccatcatcctgcaggctgtctgtgaCCATCAGGGCTGTTTCATTGACACCTACGTGGGCCGGCCTGGGTCGGTCCACGACTCCAGAGTACTCCGCTACAG
This DNA window, taken from Micropterus dolomieu isolate WLL.071019.BEF.003 ecotype Adirondacks unplaced genomic scaffold, ASM2129224v1 contig_8938, whole genome shotgun sequence, encodes the following:
- the LOC123965242 gene encoding putative nuclease HARBI1, with translation MPRSTVHRIVHRVTEEVVAIRHKVIHLPKTQDELQPISRGFARLARHRAFFKAAGAIDGCHVRIKPPRGPDGQCYRNRKLFPSIILQAVCDHQGCFIDTYVGRPGSVHDSRVLRYSPLYRSSLYPPPGHFILADGGYPCLQHPLPLITPYKRPIQGVLQQPSLQGMIHYSACFWDDEDQVPGHLPASAGGAPHLCTSRHYSICHPPQHLPWGW